Genomic segment of Arachis hypogaea cultivar Tifrunner chromosome 16, arahy.Tifrunner.gnm2.J5K5, whole genome shotgun sequence:
CTGTACATGATCATTGTTTAGTTATGTTTGTTgacctatttattttttaattttaacagttattcttggtttctttttcaatttttaaggtagcttttctttatcttttttttttggacttagAACCAGCAATTCTTTCTACCAGTATTCTTTTAAGAAAGCACGGAATTTTAAACATGAGTAAGCCTCCTTCCCAATACCTTTCATGTTCTTCATGTTATCTGGGATGCACTCAACTTTGTTTCTGTTTCCGTTTTGAGTTATTGCGTTGCTCCCTACATAGTTTTTCTTGTAATATATTGTCGAGTTTATTACGTATGGTACTCTTCCATATCATAATTGTGATAGACTATTATTGGTTCACCTGACACACACCccattttttatttggtttttttagttctatgtatttttttagtaattatctatTTGTATGTGCTATTTCATTTACTTAGACATTGATAAGAGCTGGATTACAAAGCCACGAGGTAGTGTAGAATATAGGGATGGACTGAATATATTCCTAGACTTCGCATTTGTCAATGCATCATCCGATGGGATGATACATTGTCCATGCCCTATGTGTGGGTTCCGGTTTTTCCAGACTAGAGAAGATGCATACGATCATCTTCTGATGAAACCATTTCCCCCTAACTATACCTTTTGGTTACATCACGGTGAGAGGATCGTAGACGAGAGGCCCAGCGGTAGGGAAGAACTAGATCCCACTATAAATTCAGGAGATCAAATGTGTGACATGATCCACGACGCATTCGATTTGCCGGGACTGCAGAGTGAGGATGAAGATCCCATGGATGGGCATGCTAGAGACGTTGCGGATGGGTTGCCGTACTTATCTGATGAACCTAGTCATGAGGCTCGTGCCTTTCAAGACTTGCTTAAGGACGGCGAGCAGGAATTATATCCGGGATGTTCAAGATTCTCGAAGCTGTCTTTCCTGGTGAGGCTGTACCATATAAAGTGCATGTGTGGAGTGAGCAACAAGGCTTTTGGATTGATTCTAGAGCTATTAAGGGATGCCTTTGAGCATGCACAGATTCCGAAGACCTTGCACGATGCCAAGAGGATCATAAGGAAGTTGGGTATTGAGTACAAGAAGATAGATGCATGTCCGAATGACTGCATGCTATACCAGGGTTCCGACCATGACCTGTCTAGATGTAAACGGTGTGGAGCATCCAAGTGGAAGCAGAAGACCAGGAAGAATTCTGTAGTAAGGATCAACGTCATTGTCAAGAAGAATGGTAAACCTCAGGCGGCGAAAGTTCTTCGTTATTTTCCTCTGATTCCACGGTTGCAGCAGTTATCCATGTCTAGAAAGACAGCTGTGGACATATTGTGGCACAAGAGAGGCACCAACTCTGACGGTTTCTTGAGGCATCCCAAAGACGGCGAGGGTTAGAAAGCATTTGACATGAGATATACTGACTTTTTTGGCGATCCGCGCAGTGTTCGCTTAGCCTTGGCCAGTGATGGCATCAATCCTTATGGAAATCTCAGTTCAAAGTACTCAATATGGCCAGTGATTCTTATTCCATACAACTTACCCCCATGGATTTGCATGAAACAAACCAACTTTATACTCTCTATGATCATTTCCGGTCCTAAAATGCCTGGCAATGACATAGATGTATACCTACAGCTCCTGATCGATGAGTTGAAGCAGTTGTGGGCCGGTGTTGATACCTACGACGCCAGTGAGAAGAAAACATTCAAGATACGTGCTGCGTTGATGTGGACTATCAGCGAATTTCCTAGCTTGGGCAATTTATCTGGTTGGAATACGTACGGTGGGAGAGCCTGCCCCACGTGTAATTTGGACGCCGAGACTATGCGACTCACCTTCAGTCAGAAATGGTGTTATATAGGTCATCGGCGCTTCTTGAATCGCGATCACAGATTTAGACAAGACCGGATTAGATTTAATGGTAAAGTAGAGgatagatccccacctaccaaatTGACTGGCAGGGATGTCCTGAGACAATTGGAGGGTGTGCCCGTCTCATAGGGCAAGGTACAAACGGTGGGCGGTAAAAGAAGACGTGGCCAACAGACCGTGGTGCAAGACGAGTCACCTTGGAAGAAGAGGAGTGTATTCTTTGATCTTCCATACTGGGAGAACAACGAATTATGTCACAACCTTGACgtcatgcacatagagaagaatgtgTGCGATAACATtgtattcaccatgttgaacgaGAGCGGTAAATCCAAAGACCACCTGAAAGCTCGTAAAGATCTCCAGTTGATGGGAATCAGGCATGATATGTGGCCACTTAAAGGTGGAAAGTATCCCGCTGCAGTCTTTACCATGTCGAACTCACAGAAGGATGTCTTTCTTAGGACCATCAAGAATGTGGTCTTTCTAGACAGGTACTCTAGCAATATCTCTCGCTGTGTTGACTTAAAACAGCGCAAGTTATTTGGTTTAAAGATTCATGACTGCCATGTTCTAATGGAACATCTATTGCCAATTGCGTCAAAACACGTATTGCCCACCTCAGTGTCCGCCGTCTTGGCTGATTTATCATCCTTTTTCCGACTAATATGCAGTAAATCCATAGATCCTCAACAACTTCCTCTCCTTCAGGATCGTGTGGTCCATACTCTATGCCACATGGAGATGATATTTCTACATTCCTTCTTCACAGTCATGGATCATCTAACGATGCATTTGGTCGAGGAGGTACGTCTCAGTGGCCCAGTGCACTACCGGTGGATGTACCCAATCGAGAGGTAAAGATCTACTTAAACTTTCTCGGCCTATTTTATTAGGATAGCTATCACCTAGTAATTTATATGTTACATTCTCGAAGATACCTATGTTGTCTCAAGCAGTACGTGCGTAACAGGGCACAACCGGAAGGATCGAGAGCAGAGAGCTACCTATCCGAGGAGATTCTCACATTCTGTTCAAGATACCTAGATAACGTCAAGACTAGGATCAACCGACCGACGCGCGTTGACGACCGGCCGAGCGATGCTCCGCCGAGCGAGATTGCCAACATGTTCCCAGAGGTTGGAAAGGCGGTCGGGGCAGCTTCATTTTTCACACTAACACCAACCGAAAAGCTTCAAGCACATCGTTATGTACTGGTCAATTGCATTACTATAGAGAAATTATTGGAGTACGTACAGAGCATGAGTTCTAAAATTATACCGTGAGCCAATTTGGTATTGATAGTACTGAACTTGAAGTATCTTTTTGTGTGCACAGTGAGTACAGAGCCATCACAAAGAGAAAATTGCAAAGTAAAACAAGGTCCCAGTCTCACATAGATAATGTTGTGCACAGAGAATTTTCAAACTGGCTCAGGCATATGGTAATCTTAATATCCCAGGATCCTACTACCATTTGATGCTTTCTTGCCTCTAATGGTTCAATGACAAGTCACATTTGGAAGCACCAATCATTCGAACGAGTTGTAGTGGCTCGCCTACGGTCCGATTGCTCAGGCCAAACGCTATCAGGCGTAAAACGTCAACGGATCTAAATTTAGGACCATGTCGAGGGAGGAAAGAATGAAAACACAGAATAGCGGAGTTTATGTCACTTCGGATACTAGAAGTTATGCAAGTAAACGGGATGCCAATGTTGCTGTTGGCGGTGTCTCGTATTACGGGAGATTAGTAGACACCATCGAGCTAAATTACAGTGGTCAATTCAATGTAGTCTTGTTCAAGTGTCTTTGGGCGGATACCACATCGAGGAGAGGCATCCGACAGGATGTTTTCGGCCACACCTGTGTCAATTTTGCCACACCGATTCATACCGGTGATCGAGAAGATGATGAGCCGTACATCTTGGCATCTGAGGCGCGTCTTGTGTTCTACGTGGAGGATGAGGTGGAGAACGGATGAAGTGTAGTAGTCCATGTGAAACCAAGAGATTTGTATGACATGGGCGAAGACTATGAACATTGCGAGGTCGACCTTCATCCATAGTCCTGTATGAGGAGCTTGCCTAAATTTGATGTCGAATGCATGCGGTTGACAAGAGACGGCAATTTAGAGGAGTCCATTACCGACGGGGTTGAAGATTATGATGAGGCAGCCGATTCCTAAAAGACTGGGTTGTATTTAGTGGATTGTATGTTAGTCATATCGTTAGACAATAGGTCGAATTGATTGAGActtcctaaattttttaaaacttatcCTCTCATATAAACCTCTGTTATTTAACTGGATTTTCACAATGCTGTAACCTCTCCTTCAAGTCATCCTACAATCACATTTTTATACTGTCCTTGGACATTCTTTCTATCTCCATTGACTTTCAGGGAAATTGGAGAGCAGAGACTTCTTTCTCATTTTCAGAAGCCGTTGGTTCGCAGAGAATATGATAGATGCGTCTCCTTTCTCTTCGTTGGAGGTCGCAACCTCATTTGCAAGGTAGTTGTGGTTCAAAGAGTCCCATATACAATCATGGTTGGATGCCTTCTCTGGACACAGTCACCTCTATCGAGCCATTCGTTATGCCCCGGCTTCAATGATGAGGGTTTGTTTGCTGCTGCCCAATTTAATTTtgtaaatccttttcattttttttgaatgaaaCCCATATTCACATGGTTATGTTTAAATGCTAGGAATTGCTTCATTGGGACTGAAAGTACCGGGCCAAATTTGGGTTTGAGTTTATAACAAGTATGGAAACGTGAGAGTCACAGAAAATACTTGACGAGGTGAAGGTAAAATAGTGGTGTTTTTCCTTGCTATTTATCTAACGTATATAATAGTTCTCTATCTAGATATCTAAACCATATTATTTGCTTTCTAAGattataattaaatttggttTATTAAGCCGAgagtttaattgtaatttgtataGCAAGATAAACTTGATGAGATATGTGGACTAGAAGAAACTTAATAGCATATAATATAGACCTTTTTGTCGTACTCAAGCATATAATATTGACCTTTTTGTGGTTTCAGTTTGCCGTGTTACAGGAGAAGCTATGTTTAGCTAGATGGTTATGATATTACATTCTCTTAAGTCTTTCTTCTTAAGAAATTATCAAAATGCACCCAAAAACCTTTTCTAATCTATGCGGGTGtaataaattaaaggaaattcTGAAACTATCTGAAGATAAAGTCATGATGataactattatatatatataatgggaaATTCTCAACCCTGTTATGAAGCTGAATTCTGGGATTACTTAGGCTTATTATCCTTATCCTATTTAATAGTAATTTCTCTTATAAAGTAAAAATGGTTGAGTCTTCTAGAAGGGCTCGAATGCATGCGATTAACCTTTGCTTCTTTAACAGATATTGCTGAAGGTggtatatcttttaattttactttgtAAACTGAACTGTGTGCAAGAGGCAAATTTTTTAATTCTGACTTGAGTAGGAGCGACCCCAAAGATCCCTTATTTTGCTGCTATTACTTGTGTACTCTTTCTTTGATGCCATATCCTTTTTGCGATCTAATCTGTTTGctatataaaaaaatgtatagTAATAAACTGACGAGTCACCAGTATTCTAATTTTTAGGTTCGGAATGAtgtgaataattatatatatcatatattgTAAGGGATTACATTGTCCCAGGTTTTTACAAAAAGTGTTTCTACATTATTTGGGTGGTGTGTTGTGCAGGTACGCTATGAAAATACTCTTGTTGCTGAACTGGATATTGCAGCACGAGAGGAATTCAAACTCATAGAACATGGACTTGAACGACTATGGGAACGTAAGATTATCAACTTTTTGGttgttgaattaatataattattttcataCACTAATTCCTAATATTTTGCGCCTATATTTGGCTATGATGTACCTGTCAGGGTTATCTCGATCCCAGATTCAGGAGGCATCCGAAGAAATGGGGGAGGTGGTACCGGATTCAGTGGAGAAAGAGGCCGTTGTCTCCTCCGAAAGCTCTGAAGAGGCTGATTCTGCTGGACAAAAGGCCTCGATGTTGTCATATGACCTCAATAAAACGTCGGACGAGAATGAATATCCATATAGTGGAATGTCTCTTGATAAGAAGAATGTGTGGCACCTAGCTATGTGGGTGACACGATACCTGAACCCTTGAAGATATTGCAATAGTATAATTGAATAATTTGGTTTTAGATTTATAGGATGCCCAAGACATATGTGTTGAAATTGTCGTGACTTTATAACTCTTCATATTGCTTCTAGGGATTGTTAGTATGCTGCATTGAATGCTCTTAGTCTACTGTTTTACCTATTTTTGCAGTTTTTTATCTTGACTACTTCAAGATGctgattaatataaattttttgggACAATCAGTGACCTATTTTGCTATGATTCCTGCTCTGTTTTGCATAGAATATACAACCCTGTTGAATGCTACAAATGCTACAGTCTGAGCAAATAGACAGAATGGCAAATTCTTtgtaaaacaataaaataagaaCCAACTGCACCATGAAATGGACAACAGGATGGGAAGAAATTTGGATCAAGAACCTGGACAATAGATAGATCCTGAAATGGACAATACTACCATACCAAAATGCTGAATGCAACAGATTACCTGTAAAATGTGGGAGGAAAAAGATAACGCACAAAAGCATACAATGAAGTCTTCAAAAGACATGCAAATATAGAATATTTGCATACTTTTTACAAAAATCTGTTGCTTTGAAGCATCAACAGAATTTGCGCTTAAGAATAAAAATTGCAAGCCTCTAACATAAATTATCAACAGAGGAAAGGCAAGAGTcgaatttaaatttatttgtttgcCATGTTTGGCGAAGTTCTTAAAGGCCATGTTGAAACCGGAAGCAATTTTGGTTTGTTTTACCCCAACAGAAATCCAAAGTATCAAGTAATCTTATATTAGGACATGTAGCTTCTCATTTGTGAGGTCAATTGCCAAACGTTATATAATAGATTAactataatatgatatatatatatatatatatatatatatatatatatatatatatatatatatatatatatatatatatatatatatatatatatgaactttAATATGATAATATGTTTCAGTTTTGAATGAAAAGTGTCCGAtgtgcttattattattattattattattattattatcatcagaGGCAAAATTAGGAAGGGACCAGCATGGGCCATGGCCCCCCTAAATTTTCAAAacttaaaatattatcaatataatgtctaaaatttttataatatactttCTAATTCAATGGTTAAAGGAAGATATTTTATACTCCAAGGTATGGGCTCAAACCCCATTTCatgcattttaaatttatttgcttttgttctttcaatttttttttcttttttgtaatttttctatttattattatataaaaatactttagtttttataataatttctaaatgaatgtaagaaaatatatacataatatattagattaaattttattttttataatattaaaatcaaaatatattaagtgaattatttattaatataaatatatcttatatattatatttattaatttattttaaatacatatattaaaagtattagagaaacaaatttatattatttacgtTATATGACTTATATCTTTTATAATTtggataaaaattagaattttatgaaaTAAACTTTgatcttcaattatttttttaaaattaattttagtttaaaataatattaaaaaagtaatattttttttaaaaatttgaattttaatatgaTACTTTCAATTTTATGTTTTCGGTCCCCTCTTTATAAGATTTCTGGATCTGtcactgatgatgatgatgatgatgatgatgatgatgatgatgatgatgatgatgatgatgatgatgatgatgatgatgatgatgatgatgatgatgatgatgatgattattattattattattattattgttgttgttgttgttgttgttattttttttttttcaaaattaaagaatcagtaataaatttatattctattcaatttttaatatttcagTTTCCTCCCACTATAATCCTTCCCGCgtctcaatttctttttttttcggcaATAGTTACTCATTATAACAAATAGTGGATCTGTTTCTACccaatttcaaaattcttagctGCTGCGCCCTACCTCTTCTCCTCACTCCTTAAACACTTTATAACCCACGCAGCCTTAGCTCACTAATCTGGCCTGTCTTTGTTATTGCCGGGGAGAGCTGCTCATCTGTATCCTTGATTTTCAGCTTCCAGAACCCGCCGGTCACGCCGCTCTCTCTATTATTTTGGTAGTCATGGGTTTGGGATTGCTGTTAGGCCTGCCTCTCTGTTCTGGTAACCACCCCTATTTCTTCCAATAACATTTGTGATGTTCTAATGTGATTACAGTAGGTGTTCTGGAGGGCATTGAATGAATTTGATTCTCATGAGTGTATTTTAAATCTTAAAGCCTTTTATATTGCTGATGTTTTCATGAGTAGTGCTAGAGTTTAAGAGTTTTTCATATCATTATTCCATCTATGTGTTGATATTGAGATGGCTTTTCCTTACTGTGTCAATATTCTCTTAGGGTATGCTTGGGGTTTAATCTAATTGGAAAGAAAGGATGAAGGGTAGGGATTTGGGGGATTAAGAACACACAGCTATAGTTCGAAAATTTGTTATTAACCAATTAttaaatacacaaaataaaaatcgaattctaacattttttagataaattaatgAACTAATTATTAAACtaaccaaacttaatttcttaTAGTAATGAAATTATCATAACTTCATAAGGAAAAATGCTAAAACAAGGTTCTTCATTATTACATAAAGAGAAACAGCACTCACGAAGTACCAACGGCTGTGATCCTTCCATGTGCATTTGATATATTCAGATCATGGTATATACATAGTTACTTAGTTAGCACAGTAGGCGTGTTATGTGTTGTAACTTCCCCCCTATGAACACGTTACGATTTGTTTATTTTGGTTTCAGTTGGTGTTATAACTTGTTTTTGGTCTTAAAGGTTCATGATTTGCTTTTGTAATGATGAATCTCGCTTATAAAGAACAAGTAGAGTATTTATGCTTATAACCATGTCTTGTGCTGAGTAACTCCTCGCATTGTATACAAGTTAATTTTTTGGGTTCtagtatatataaacaaaatttaCTCGCATTATATGTTGTTGGAGTTAATGTGATGATTTTTTGCCTGCATCATGTTATTATGAATTTAAGATGGCTAGGAAAGGCT
This window contains:
- the LOC112757540 gene encoding uncharacterized protein, yielding MCYFIYLDIDKSWITKPRGSVEYRDGLNIFLDFAFVNASSDGMIHCPCPMCGFRFFQTREDAYDHLLMKPFPPNYTFWLHHGERIVDERPSGREELDPTINSGDQMCDMIHDAFDLPGLQSEDEDPMDGHARDVADGLPYLSDEPSHEARAFQDLLKDGEQELYPGCSRFSKLSFLVRLYHIKCMCGVSNKAFGLILELLRDAFEHAQIPKTLHDAKRIIRKLGIEYKKIDACPNDCMLYQGSDHDLSRCKRCGASKWKQKTRKNSVVRINVIVKKNGKPQAAKVLRYFPLIPRLQQLSMSRKTAVDILWHKRGTNSDGFLRHPKDGEG